A window of Pyrus communis chromosome 3, drPyrComm1.1, whole genome shotgun sequence genomic DNA:
ATGTTGTCGAATTTTCCTATTATGGTTCCCCAGTTTCAACTCCTAAAGAACAGCTGTACACAGAGCTCGCAGATGGCTTGAGGGGAAGCGATCCATGGATTGGTTCTGGTTCCCAGGTAttcatacaaatatatatgttaatatttcgtacttttcttaattttaatgtgatataaagattttttttttttttttttttttgaataatgcGTAAAACTTCCTTTTGGAGGGCAACAATAGCTGTGCTCATAGACTGAGTATCCAAGGTGGAATTGACCTGAAGAGAGGGTTACACAAGTTAGCTAGTTGATAAGGTAATAATCTTATGAGTGGCTGGTCTAAGAAGATTATTACTTCTATCAAAACTGGAAAAATACCTGAGTGCTATTTAGGCCTTTACAGCTCCATTAAAATACTATTCAAGGATGACATAATGAATTGGTGAGGTAGTTTGCAATATATAATAGAGTTACCGTTGCTTCACTTGGCTTGCTTGAGTTCAAGTAAATGGTTTCCAGGGATGATGCATGTCATGTAATTGGTTTGGTTCATATCCTTAAACACTTATCGTATGAGTTTCTTTATGGCTGGATGGTAGTAACAATACAAGCTAAAATCATGCATTGGTATATGCTGGATGTGATCTAAAACATAATCAGTACATAAGATTTGGTTGGGTCTTGTTTGGCCAGTAATTTGCTCATTACTCTCAAAATTACAGGATTTGTGGTTCGCTTTATTTCTAATTCAAGGAACTGAAAGTATTGTGAATGGTGGTAAACTGAAGAAACTTATCAGAGTATTAAAGCGGGTGATCTTGAGTTCATATCCCTGCCACTGCAACCTCTCTATGTTGAGTTTTATGTGTTGGTTCCACTAGTGCTAGGGGGAAGCCCAACATGAGGGAGAGTATTAGAATATTGGCCTGCACCCCAAGATTTCCAACCGTTTAAGCTTTCAGGAATAGTCATGAACTTACAAAACTTCCCATACCCTAGttgtcaaatttatttattgatcAGAGATCTGTATATACATTGAGCTCATTGTGTCTCAACTATTTAAGTTTACCTAattgcttttttcttctttaggtTGCTAGCCAGAAGACGTCTGGAACTCTGGGTGCTATTGTTAAAAGCCGAACGGGAAATCGACAGGTTGGTTTTCTCACAAATCGGCATGTGGCAGTTGATTTGGACTATCCAAACCAGAAAATGTTTCATCCATTGCCACCAAGCCTTGGACCTGGGGTGTATCTTGGCGCTGTGGAGAGGGCAACATCTTTTATCACAGATGATCTTTGGTACGGTATATTTGCTGGAACAAACCCAGGtaacaacaaccaagccttatccCATAAGTGAAGTTTATGTGCATCTTCCGTTGCAAATAGTCAGCAGCTGTTATTTATGAGCTTGAAGGTGTGTCTAGAACATAGGGGAAAATTAGATAAGGACACTAGGGGCTATCGTCGCTTAGTTGAGGAAACCAGTTTGTGTATCCACAAGTGGGGATTGATTGATTTGTAAGTTTATGTACCTTGCGCCTTGTCCTAGCCCAATATGTTTACATCATAATACTTTAAATTCTGTCTACACGGTCTAAGAAACAAAAGCGTTCAACCATTCAGTATTTGGAAGGCACAACTTGGTTTGAAGGATTTAAGGCACAAACATACAGTTGAATTTCTTGTTATAAGGTTGAGTTTGATCTGCCACTAATTTATTTGAGTAGCACTCTGGAGCAAGATAATTTGTAGTTTCTCAATTTTCTGCAACTTATCACTTTTGCTATTGGGTTCTCATCGTGTTCTGACTCCAGCCTGTGCCTATTACGATTTGGTGCCCCTGCAGAAACATTTGTGCGAGCTGATGGTGCCTTCATTCCTTTTGCCGAAGATTTCAACTTGAACAATGTAATTACAACTGTAAGAGGCATAGGTGAGATTGGTGATGTCTACACCATAGACTTGCAGTCTCCAATCAACAGTCTTATCGGAAGGCAAGTGATGAAAGTTGGGAGAAGTTCAGGCTTGACGACTGGGACCATCATGGCGTATGCCCTAGAATACAATGATGAAAAAGGGATATGTTTCTTTACTGATTTTCTTGTTGTCGGAGAGAATCAGCAGAGTTTTGATCTTGAAGGCGATAGTGGAAGCCTCATTTTATTGACCGGTCAGAATGGGGAGAAGCCACGACCGGTTGGGATCATTTGGGGTGGGACAGCTAACCGTGGTCGCTTGAAACTAAAAATTGGCCAACCACCTGAAAATTGGACAAGTGGAGTCGATCTTGGACGGCTTCTTCAGCTCCTTGAACTTGACCTGATAACAACCAAGGAAGGGTTTCAAGGTTTGTGCGTCTAAACCAGCCAATTGTTGTTTTTCCATTTCCCCTTTTTTTGGGTTCTGCTGTTCTTAGTCTAACACCGTCTGCAAACTCCTAAAATACGAATGGAGTTCTATGTTTTTGCTGACTCTTGGCTTTGTTCAGCATATTTTCCTGACTCCTGTTCTGCTTTGTTGTTAACATAGCTGCTATCCAAGAGCAACAAAATGCTTCAGCTGCGGGGATTGGTTCCACAGTTGGGGAGTCATCCCCAGCTGTTCGGCCCTCATGTAAAGATAAGCTAGAAGATGACTATGGACCTTTGGGTTTCAATCTTCAGAAAATTCCAATTGAAGGTGAGTCCCGTCAGGGACTGATTCGACCATTCATGCGTGGTGACTTTCACATAGAAAATTGTGTTGAAACTGCTCCAAATATAGAACACCAATTCATTCCCAGTGCCACCAGCAGATCTCCAGGAAATCAAAACAAGCAAGAGGGAA
This region includes:
- the LOC137729708 gene encoding protein NARROW LEAF 1-like, whose product is MDRTRLDLRFHHYSGSTQSGESALDLERNYCGHHPNLPSVSPSALQPFASSGQHSESNAAYFSWPTLGRLSDAAEDRANYFGNLQKEDLPETLGRLPSGQQATTLLELMTIRAFHSKILRLFSLGTAIGFRIRRGVLTDIPAILVFVARKAHREWLSHVQCLPAALEGPGGVWCDVDVVEFSYYGSPVSTPKEQLYTELADGLRGSDPWIGSGSQVASQKTSGTLGAIVKSRTGNRQVGFLTNRHVAVDLDYPNQKMFHPLPPSLGPGVYLGAVERATSFITDDLWYGIFAGTNPETFVRADGAFIPFAEDFNLNNVITTVRGIGEIGDVYTIDLQSPINSLIGRQVMKVGRSSGLTTGTIMAYALEYNDEKGICFFTDFLVVGENQQSFDLEGDSGSLILLTGQNGEKPRPVGIIWGGTANRGRLKLKIGQPPENWTSGVDLGRLLQLLELDLITTKEGFQAAIQEQQNASAAGIGSTVGESSPAVRPSCKDKLEDDYGPLGFNLQKIPIEGESRQGLIRPFMRGDFHIENCVETAPNIEHQFIPSATSRSPGNQNKQEGNQVPKNLLPLQSSLDEEISVSLQLGEPEPKRRKNCNSLFSSKGPV